The window CCGACCACCACGTGGTGGTAACTGACGATATTCCCTTCAACCCCGCGATCCACGCAGTGATCCGCCATGATCGCCAGCCACCGGTCCGCGTGGCCGAGCGCCGCATCGCCCAACGCCTGAAACTGCTGCCGCTGCTCAGCCGTCATACTACCCCGATCGACCGTCCTCAGATACCGCGCCATCCGGATCATCTCCGTCACGCACCGGTGATGCGAAACCGCCGCCAACAGCACCGCCCGTAAAAACCGCATGCTCCGCAATCCCGCCGTTCGACCGCTCTGGCCGATCAGCCGGTCCAGAAGCGCGATCGCCCGCTGCGTCGTCTCGATCCGCCGGTCGTTCGTGTGCTCGTCCAGATCTGGATCCGAAAGGATCACCATCTCCTTCTTCGCGTCAATCTCCCACCAGCACGCCAGATAGCAGAACCCGCACAAACAGTTCAGCTCGTCCACCTCCTCCATCACCTTCAGGAACTCATCGAGCAGCCCCTCGTCCGTCACGCCCCAGTACGGCCCAACCACCCGCGGCCCGAACGCCTCCGGCCGAAGCCCGCCGTAACTCGCCTGACCCGCGAACAGCAGACTCAACTCATTCTCCGCGTTCCGCCAGTGATTGAAAAGCACCCCGCGCGACGGCTCAGCCGCGGCAAAGTCAATGTTCTCCGCCAGCCCCGTCCGCGGAAACTGCGGCGTGTACATGAACCCGTCCAACTCAACCCACGAGTACAGCCGAAACCGTGACCGGTCCTCCACCGTCAGCTTCATGCTGTCCACCCGCGCCTGCACCGTATGCGCCCCATGACCCGGCAGCCACGCCAGCCCGTACTCCGCCGGAACCGCCGCCGTCAACACCCGCGCGCACGCCTCCGAAATCCCCGCCATCCCGTTGTACAACGCCACCGTCAACTGCTTGCCCGCCAACCGAGGCGACAGAACCGCCGACCCCTTCGCCTGCCGGAACGCTTCCAACGCCACGTCGATGCACTCCAGCACCTGCAAAAAACCCTCCTTCTCGTACGCCGACGCGCCCTCCGTCAACTTCAGCACATCGTCGATGGCCTTCCCTGACCACTCCGGCAGCAACCGCCCCAAAAACGCCCGACAGTCGCCCTCCCAATCAACCGAACTCAGTGTCGTGTTCTCCGGCGAGATCAACTCAAAGTCATCCGCCTCCCCATACAACGCCGTCATCTGGTTCAACATCTCCAGCGTCGCCTTGATCCACAACGACCGGTCCTGCGATGGCGCGTTCGGAAAATAGTCCTTTATGTTGCTCGCGGCAATGTCGGTCGAAACGGCCACATACATGCCGTATCCCTTCGCCTCGCGGATCAATTCGCCCAGAAAACGATACGCAAAACTCCTTGCCTCCTTCGTGCCGTACTGCCGCTCCACCTCCGGCGGACAAAACGATCCCTCATTCCGCACCACCGCCCTCAGCCGCGCCTCCTCCGGCGCCGGATGATACTCCGAGTAAAAAAACGTGTAATCGTGAATCCGACCCTTCCGCTCCGAAAACGAATCCCCCGCCTCCGGCATCTCCAGATGATACCAGCCGCACGCCAGATACATGTGAAACGTCAACGCGTTAAACCGCATCCGCGCCAGGTTGCGGATGTACTCCTTCGCCTCCCAAAGCGGATACGACGAAATGTCCATCGGAAAGTTGATGTGCTGCCGAATCCCCCGCCGCTTCAAATACGCCTTGTACACCCGCGAAAACGCCGCCAATTCCTTGATCGGCCGCTCCGGAACCACCGGCCCGTTCACCGTGAACAAAAACCCCAGCTCCTCCAGATAGCTGTACACCCCGGCCAGCACATCCGCCGCCGACGCCCCGCGCACCGCGATCCGCCCAGGCTCCGCCTCCACCAAAACCTCGCCCGCCGCCAGCGCGGAATCCACCGCCATTTCGACCGACAGTTCCTCCCAACACCCGCCATACACCGGCCGAAGAAGATCCGACAATTCCTTCCTCGCCACAGCCGAAATCGAATCCCGCATAAAGACTCCTCTTTCCTTGTCCGTCAAGAATATGGTTGTCCCGACAAATCCAAAGCCGCCATATTCTGCACGACCGCGCCGCCTCCCGCAAGACAAACCGCACAAAACCCGTCCGCCTCCCCTCCAGAAATCCCCGCAACCGCAGGAAGGGACCTCCAAAACCAAACCATAAATCGAGAATCCCGCACCAACCAAACCTGCTCATTCGCCCGCCTCGCCAAGCTCCCGCGCCGCCGACCGGATAACCCGAACCCCCGACCGCGCCAACAGCAGAACCAAACCCACCGCCACCACAATATCCGGCCAACCCGACCCGGTCGCCCAAACCGCCCCAGCCGCAACGAACACCGACACGTTGGCCGCAATGTCGTTCCGCGAACACTCCCAGACCGAACTCATGTTCACGTCCTCACGCCGGTGCCGCCACAACAGGTACAGGCACACCGAATTCGCCGCCAACGCCACAAGGCTGAACGCACCCATCACTTCAAAAATCGGGGTGGTCGGAACGAAAACCTTGTGGACGATCTGAACCGCGACGGCGCAAGCAGCCAAAAGAATGAGCCCGCCCTTGAACGCCGCCACCTTCGCCTTGGCCGCAACGCTCCGCGAAACCACGTACAAACTCAAACCGTACGTCAAAGCGTCGCCCAGGTTGTCCAGACTGTCCGCCAGCAACGCGCTCGAACCGCTGTATACCGCAGCCGCCACAATCACCGCGAACATCAACGCGTTGATCCCCAGCACGATCCGCAGCGTCCCTCGCTGCCTCTC of the Phycisphaerae bacterium genome contains:
- a CDS encoding cation transporter codes for the protein MGRCCEDDSALEVLWERQRGTLRIVLGINALMFAVIVAAAVYSGSSALLADSLDNLGDALTYGLSLYVVSRSVAAKAKVAAFKGGLILLAACAVAVQIVHKVFVPTTPIFEVMGAFSLVALAANSVCLYLLWRHRREDVNMSSVWECSRNDIAANVSVFVAAGAVWATGSGWPDIVVAVGLVLLLARSGVRVIRSAARELGEAGE